In Pseudomonas oryzicola, one DNA window encodes the following:
- a CDS encoding AAA family ATPase, producing MSQALIAALQNPALYSHPVEGFQLIETHISWVLLTGEYAYKIKKPMNFGFLDFTSLDQRRHFCNEELRLNQRLTDGLYLEVLPITGSVEAPQIGGEGEAIEYVLKMRQFPQGQMLNTLQANGELNAAHIDQMARQIAEFHLQAPRVPVEHPLGTPESVMAPVEQNFEQIRPFLSDKADLQQLEALAAWARSSFERLHGLLEKRKANGFIRECHGDIHLGNATLIDGKVVIFDCIEFNEPFRLTDVYADTAFLAMDLEDRGLKCLARRFISQYLELTGDYEGLELLNFYKAYRALVRAKVALFSMPANADGVQRATTLRTYRNYANLAESYSAIPSRLLAITHGVSAVGKSHVAMRMVEALGAVRVRSDVERKRLFGEQQQADAGQLSSGIYAQDASTATYQRLHEVAATVLRAGFPVVLDATYLKHEQRQAAADVASQTGVPFLILDCHAPDAVIASWLEQRQAESNDPSDATLDVIKAQQASREPLDAQEMAQSKRVDTQDAGSMDQLIEQVRQRLPGL from the coding sequence GTGAGCCAAGCCCTTATTGCTGCACTGCAGAACCCTGCCCTGTACTCTCACCCCGTGGAGGGGTTCCAGCTCATCGAGACGCATATCTCCTGGGTTCTGCTCACTGGCGAGTATGCCTACAAGATCAAGAAGCCGATGAACTTCGGCTTCCTCGATTTCACCAGCCTGGACCAGCGCCGGCATTTCTGTAACGAAGAATTGCGCCTGAACCAACGCCTTACCGACGGCCTGTACCTGGAAGTGCTGCCGATTACCGGCAGCGTCGAGGCGCCGCAGATCGGTGGTGAAGGCGAAGCCATCGAATACGTGCTGAAGATGCGCCAGTTCCCCCAGGGGCAGATGCTCAACACCTTGCAGGCCAATGGCGAACTGAACGCAGCACACATCGACCAGATGGCCCGGCAGATCGCCGAGTTCCACCTGCAGGCTCCCCGCGTGCCGGTAGAGCATCCTCTGGGCACGCCGGAAAGCGTGATGGCGCCCGTGGAACAGAACTTCGAGCAGATCCGCCCATTCCTCAGCGACAAGGCCGACCTGCAACAGCTCGAGGCCCTCGCAGCCTGGGCTCGCAGCAGCTTCGAGCGCCTGCATGGCCTGCTGGAAAAGCGCAAGGCCAACGGTTTCATCCGCGAATGTCACGGTGACATTCACCTCGGCAATGCCACCCTGATCGATGGCAAGGTGGTGATCTTCGACTGCATCGAGTTCAACGAACCGTTCCGCCTGACCGACGTCTACGCCGACACCGCTTTCCTGGCCATGGACCTGGAAGACCGCGGCCTGAAGTGCCTGGCCCGGCGCTTCATCAGCCAGTACCTGGAACTGACCGGTGACTACGAAGGCCTCGAGCTGCTCAACTTCTACAAAGCCTACCGCGCGCTGGTACGGGCCAAGGTGGCGTTGTTCAGCATGCCGGCCAACGCCGATGGCGTGCAGCGTGCAACCACCCTGCGCACCTACCGCAACTACGCCAACCTGGCAGAAAGCTACAGTGCCATCCCGTCGCGCCTGCTGGCCATTACCCATGGAGTTTCGGCGGTGGGCAAAAGCCACGTCGCCATGCGCATGGTCGAGGCCCTGGGCGCTGTCCGCGTGCGCTCGGACGTCGAGCGCAAGCGCCTGTTTGGCGAGCAGCAGCAGGCCGACGCGGGCCAGCTGAGCAGTGGCATCTATGCCCAGGACGCCAGTACCGCGACGTACCAGCGCCTGCACGAAGTAGCAGCAACCGTGCTGCGCGCCGGCTTCCCGGTAGTGTTGGATGCCACCTACCTCAAACATGAGCAGCGCCAGGCTGCAGCCGATGTCGCCAGCCAGACCGGCGTGCCGTTCCTGATCCTGGACTGTCATGCACCGGACGCGGTCATCGCCAGCTGGCTTGAGCAGCGTCAGGCCGAAAGCAACGATCCATCGGATGCCACCCTGGACGTGATCAAGGCCCAGCAGGCCAGCCGTGAGCCACTGGATGCGCAAGAGATGGCCCAGAGCAAACGCGTCGATACCCAGGATGCCGGCAGCATGGACCAGCTGATCGAACAGGTCCGCCAGCGCTTGCCAGGGCTGTAG
- the mrcB gene encoding penicillin-binding protein 1B — MTRTRNPRTPQKRPTGRSRAWLGWALKLSLVGLVIVAGFAVYLDAVVQEKFSGKRWTIPAKVYARPLELFTGQKLSKDDFLTELDALGYRRESAVNGPGAASVNGNTVDLNTRGFQFYEGMEPAQFVRVRFSGDYVAGLSGANGKALDVVRLEPLMIGGIYPKNLEDRILIKIDQVPKYLLETLVATEDRDFYSHFGVSPKSIARAVWVNTSAGSMRQGGSTLTQQLVKNFYLTSERSLSRKLTEAMMAVLLELHYDKREILEAYLNEVFVGQDGQRAVHGFGLASQFFFSQPLSELKLHQIALLVGMVKGPSYYNPRRYPERALARRNLVLDLVAEQGVASQAEVDAAKKMPLGVTKRGSLADSSFPAFLDLVKRQLRQDYRDEDLTEEGLRIFTSFDPILQMKAEASMSETFKRLAGRKGADDVESAMVVTNPETGEVQALIGSRQAGFAGFNRAIDAVRPIGSLVKPAVYLTALEQPTKYTLTSWVQDEPFSVKGADGQVWRPQNYDRRPHGTIYLYQGLANSYNLSTAKIGLEVGVPNVIKTIGRLGVNVDWPAFPAMLLGAGGMSPMQVATMYQTIANGGFNTPMRGIRSVLTAEGEPLKRYPFQIQQTFDPGAIYLVQNAMQRVMREGTGRSVYNTLPRTLTLAGKTGTSNDSRDSWFSGFSQDLLAVVWMGRDDNGKTPFTGATGALQVWTSFMKKADPLPLDMPQPDNVVQAWIDPYSGHGSDGSCPGAVQMPYIRGSEPPAGATCGGEQDPVESVMDWVKGWMN; from the coding sequence ATGACTCGAACCCGAAATCCCCGTACCCCTCAGAAACGCCCGACCGGCCGCTCTCGCGCCTGGCTGGGCTGGGCCTTGAAGCTCAGCCTGGTCGGCCTGGTGATCGTTGCCGGCTTCGCGGTTTACCTCGATGCCGTCGTCCAGGAAAAGTTCTCTGGCAAGCGCTGGACCATCCCGGCCAAGGTGTATGCACGGCCGCTGGAGCTGTTCACCGGGCAGAAGCTGAGCAAGGACGACTTCCTCACCGAGCTGGATGCGCTCGGCTATCGGCGTGAAAGTGCGGTCAACGGCCCCGGCGCGGCATCGGTCAATGGCAATACGGTCGACCTCAACACCCGGGGCTTCCAGTTCTACGAGGGCATGGAGCCGGCACAGTTCGTGCGGGTGCGCTTCTCGGGCGACTACGTGGCGGGCCTTTCCGGGGCCAACGGCAAGGCGCTCGATGTGGTGCGTCTGGAGCCGCTGATGATCGGCGGCATCTACCCGAAAAACCTCGAAGACCGCATCCTGATCAAGATCGACCAGGTGCCCAAGTACCTGCTCGAAACCCTGGTGGCTACCGAAGACCGTGATTTCTACAGCCACTTCGGGGTGTCGCCCAAGTCCATCGCACGCGCCGTGTGGGTCAACACGTCGGCCGGCTCGATGCGTCAGGGCGGCAGTACCCTGACCCAGCAGCTGGTGAAGAACTTCTACCTCACCAGCGAGCGCAGCCTCAGCCGCAAGCTGACCGAAGCCATGATGGCCGTGCTGCTGGAGCTGCATTACGACAAGCGTGAGATCCTCGAGGCCTACCTCAACGAAGTGTTCGTCGGCCAGGACGGTCAGCGTGCGGTGCACGGTTTCGGTCTGGCCAGCCAGTTCTTCTTCAGCCAGCCGCTGTCGGAGCTGAAACTGCACCAGATCGCCTTGCTGGTAGGTATGGTCAAGGGGCCGTCCTACTACAACCCGCGACGTTACCCCGAGCGCGCCCTCGCGCGCCGCAACCTGGTACTCGACCTGGTGGCCGAACAGGGTGTGGCCAGCCAGGCAGAAGTGGATGCAGCGAAGAAGATGCCGCTGGGTGTGACCAAGCGCGGCAGCCTCGCCGACAGCTCGTTCCCGGCATTCCTCGACCTGGTCAAGCGTCAGCTGCGCCAGGACTACCGCGATGAAGACTTGACCGAAGAAGGCCTGCGCATCTTCACCAGTTTCGACCCGATCCTGCAGATGAAGGCGGAGGCCTCGATGAGCGAGACCTTCAAGCGCCTGGCGGGCCGCAAGGGGGCTGACGATGTCGAGTCGGCAATGGTCGTGACCAACCCGGAAACCGGTGAAGTGCAGGCGCTGATCGGCAGCCGTCAGGCCGGCTTCGCTGGCTTCAACCGTGCCATCGATGCCGTGCGCCCAATCGGCTCGCTGGTCAAGCCGGCGGTGTACCTGACGGCGCTGGAGCAACCGACCAAGTACACACTGACCAGTTGGGTGCAGGACGAGCCATTCTCGGTCAAAGGTGCCGACGGCCAGGTCTGGCGGCCGCAGAACTACGACCGCCGCCCGCACGGCACCATCTACCTGTACCAGGGGCTGGCCAACTCCTACAACCTGTCGACCGCCAAGATCGGTCTGGAAGTCGGCGTGCCCAACGTGATCAAGACCATTGGCCGGCTGGGCGTGAATGTCGACTGGCCAGCCTTCCCGGCCATGCTGCTGGGCGCCGGCGGCATGTCGCCGATGCAGGTTGCGACCATGTACCAGACCATCGCCAACGGTGGCTTCAATACGCCAATGCGTGGTATTCGCAGCGTGCTCACCGCCGAAGGCGAGCCGCTCAAACGCTACCCGTTCCAGATCCAGCAGACTTTCGACCCGGGGGCTATCTACCTGGTACAGAACGCCATGCAGCGGGTGATGCGCGAAGGTACCGGCCGTTCGGTATACAACACCCTGCCGCGCACCTTGACCCTGGCGGGCAAGACCGGTACCAGCAATGACTCGCGTGACAGCTGGTTCTCCGGTTTCAGCCAGGACCTGCTGGCCGTGGTGTGGATGGGCCGGGACGACAACGGCAAAACGCCTTTCACCGGCGCGACCGGTGCCCTGCAGGTATGGACCAGCTTCATGAAGAAGGCCGACCCGCTGCCGTTGGACATGCCGCAACCGGATAACGTGGTACAGGCCTGGATTGACCCATACAGTGGCCATGGGTCTGATGGCAGCTGTCCGGGAGCGGTGCAGATGCCGTATATTCGCGGGAGTGAACCGCCCGCCGGTGCGACCTGTGGCGGCGAGCAGGATCCAGTTGAATCGGTCATGGACTGGGTCAAAGGCTGGATGAATTAA
- a CDS encoding tetratricopeptide repeat protein, whose protein sequence is MRCDVNKWLFPAVTALAVLQGCASVPRGNIPVVDSSTRVSNSERVTANRSAGGYNAGTAQAQTLPEDSGVTVMIPQGAGASSIQTFPAANGPAPISTSPITPGPITTGSVSSAPMTTNPNPIADEPFDIAAMNSAPQSTGAPTGIPRSGAAAGGLSADEQLDGPVLALLTTAQSQQGSGDFNGAASSLERAQRIAPREPQVLYRLAQVRLSQGDAPQAEQLARRALTYANGRPSLQAELWNTIAQAREKQGDSAGAALARQKARVNL, encoded by the coding sequence ATGAGGTGTGACGTGAACAAGTGGCTGTTTCCTGCCGTGACGGCGCTGGCTGTGCTCCAGGGGTGTGCCAGTGTCCCGCGCGGCAATATTCCGGTGGTCGACTCGAGCACCCGCGTGTCCAATAGCGAGCGCGTGACGGCCAACCGCTCTGCGGGTGGCTATAACGCGGGCACCGCGCAAGCACAGACGCTGCCTGAGGATTCCGGCGTCACCGTAATGATCCCGCAGGGTGCCGGTGCCTCCAGCATCCAGACATTCCCGGCGGCCAACGGGCCGGCGCCGATCAGCACCTCGCCGATCACGCCGGGGCCGATCACGACCGGGTCGGTCAGTTCGGCGCCGATGACCACCAATCCTAACCCGATCGCCGACGAACCCTTCGACATCGCTGCGATGAACAGCGCTCCGCAGAGCACCGGCGCCCCGACCGGTATCCCGCGTAGCGGTGCCGCTGCAGGCGGACTATCGGCCGATGAACAGCTGGACGGTCCGGTACTGGCATTGCTGACTACTGCGCAGTCGCAGCAGGGCAGCGGTGACTTCAATGGTGCTGCTTCCAGCCTGGAGCGTGCGCAGCGCATTGCCCCGCGCGAGCCGCAAGTGCTGTATCGCCTGGCCCAGGTGCGCCTGTCACAAGGTGATGCGCCGCAGGCCGAGCAGCTGGCGCGCCGCGCCCTGACTTATGCCAACGGCCGCCCGAGCCTGCAGGCCGAGCTGTGGAACACCATCGCCCAGGCCCGGGAAAAGCAGGGTGACAGCGCTGGTGCTGCCCTGGCCCGGCAAAAGGCTCGGGTCAACCTGTGA
- a CDS encoding YqcC family protein, which translates to MVEQRILDIADHLMLIERELQVQGWWDAEAPSDEALASTVPFAVDTLSFEQWLQWIFLPRMKIIIELGQPLPNASSILVMAETVFTDRPEQSRELRRLLAAFDQLIAPSA; encoded by the coding sequence ATGGTCGAGCAACGCATTCTGGATATTGCCGACCACCTGATGCTGATCGAGCGTGAGCTGCAAGTGCAGGGCTGGTGGGATGCCGAGGCGCCAAGCGACGAAGCACTGGCCAGCACCGTGCCGTTCGCCGTCGATACCCTCAGTTTCGAGCAGTGGCTGCAATGGATCTTCCTGCCACGCATGAAGATCATCATCGAGCTGGGCCAGCCGCTGCCCAATGCTTCGAGCATCCTGGTCATGGCCGAAACCGTATTTACCGATCGGCCGGAACAAAGCCGCGAGCTTCGCCGCCTGTTGGCAGCTTTCGATCAATTGATTGCTCCTTCCGCCTGA
- a CDS encoding acetolactate synthase 3 large subunit: MELLSGAEMVVRFLRDEGVKHIYGYPGGALLHVYDALFKEPEVEHILVRHEQAATHMADGYARATGKAGVVLVTSGPGATNAITGIATAYMDSIPMVILSGQVPSTMVGTDAFQETDMIGISRPIVKHSFMIKHASEIPEVLKKAFYLAQSGRPGPVVVDIPKDMTNPAEKFEYVYPKKVKLRSYSPAVRGHSGQIRKAAEMLLAAKRPVVYSGGGVILGGGSEALTEIAKSLNLPVTNTLMGLGGFPGTDRQFLGMLGMHGSFTANMAMHHADVIFAVGARFDDRVVNGPAKFCPNAKIIHIDIDPASISKMIKADVPIVGPVDSVLSEMLGILKEIGEQPDKAALDAWWKQIDEWRGNGELFPYDKGDGNVIKPQKVIETLCEVTHGDAFVTSDVGQHQMFAAQYYRFNKPNRWINSGGLGTMGFGFPAAMGVKLNFPDQDVACVTGEGSIQMNIQELSTCMQYGLPVKIVNLNNGVLGMVRQWQDMSYNGRHSHSYVESLPDFIKLAEAYGHVGIRITSLKDLKPKLEEAFAMKDRLVFIDIAVDRSEHVYPMQIKDGSMRDMWLSKTERT, encoded by the coding sequence GTGGAGCTTTTATCTGGCGCTGAGATGGTCGTCCGCTTCTTGCGTGACGAAGGCGTTAAGCACATCTACGGGTACCCTGGTGGTGCTCTCCTGCATGTTTACGACGCACTGTTCAAGGAACCGGAAGTCGAGCACATCCTGGTTCGTCATGAGCAGGCAGCTACCCATATGGCGGACGGCTACGCCCGCGCCACCGGCAAGGCCGGTGTGGTGCTGGTGACTTCCGGGCCTGGTGCGACCAATGCCATTACCGGTATTGCCACTGCCTACATGGACTCGATTCCGATGGTCATCCTGTCTGGCCAGGTGCCCAGCACCATGGTCGGTACCGATGCCTTCCAGGAAACCGACATGATCGGTATTTCGCGGCCAATCGTGAAGCACAGCTTCATGATCAAACATGCCAGCGAAATCCCGGAAGTTCTGAAAAAAGCATTCTACCTGGCGCAATCCGGTCGCCCAGGTCCGGTCGTGGTCGACATTCCAAAAGATATGACCAACCCGGCCGAGAAGTTCGAATACGTCTACCCGAAAAAGGTCAAGCTGCGCTCCTACAGCCCGGCCGTTCGTGGCCATTCCGGGCAAATCCGCAAGGCAGCGGAGATGCTGCTGGCCGCCAAGCGCCCGGTGGTTTACTCCGGCGGCGGCGTGATTCTCGGTGGTGGCTCCGAAGCCCTGACCGAAATCGCCAAGTCGCTGAACCTGCCGGTCACCAATACCCTGATGGGCCTCGGTGGCTTCCCGGGTACTGATCGCCAGTTCCTCGGCATGCTCGGCATGCACGGCAGCTTCACTGCCAACATGGCGATGCATCATGCCGATGTCATCTTTGCCGTTGGCGCCCGCTTCGACGACCGCGTGGTGAACGGCCCGGCCAAGTTCTGCCCGAACGCCAAGATCATTCACATCGACATCGACCCGGCGTCGATCTCCAAGATGATCAAGGCCGACGTGCCGATCGTCGGCCCGGTCGACAGCGTCCTCAGCGAGATGCTCGGCATCCTCAAGGAAATCGGCGAGCAGCCTGACAAGGCGGCGCTGGATGCTTGGTGGAAGCAGATCGATGAATGGCGTGGCAATGGCGAGCTGTTCCCTTACGACAAGGGCGACGGCAACGTCATCAAGCCGCAGAAGGTCATCGAGACCCTGTGCGAAGTGACCCATGGCGACGCCTTCGTCACCTCCGACGTCGGCCAGCACCAGATGTTCGCGGCGCAGTACTACCGTTTCAACAAGCCGAACCGCTGGATCAATTCCGGTGGCCTGGGCACCATGGGCTTCGGCTTCCCGGCGGCGATGGGCGTCAAGCTCAACTTCCCGGACCAGGACGTGGCCTGCGTGACTGGCGAAGGCAGCATCCAGATGAATATCCAGGAGTTGTCCACCTGCATGCAGTACGGCCTGCCGGTAAAGATCGTCAACCTGAACAACGGTGTGCTGGGTATGGTCCGTCAGTGGCAGGACATGTCCTACAACGGTCGTCACTCGCACTCGTATGTCGAGTCGCTGCCTGACTTCATAAAGCTGGCCGAGGCCTATGGCCATGTGGGTATCCGCATCACCAGCCTGAAGGACCTCAAGCCGAAGCTGGAAGAAGCGTTTGCGATGAAGGACCGCCTGGTATTCATCGACATCGCGGTTGACCGCAGCGAGCACGTCTATCCGATGCAGATCAAGGATGGCTCGATGCGTGACATGTGGCTGAGCAAGACGGAGCGTACCTGA